In the genome of Podospora pseudocomata strain CBS 415.72m chromosome 7, whole genome shotgun sequence, the window TTTCTGACCGGAACTTTGCTCAGCAACCTGGCCTGCCTTGAACACTGGTGGGACTTGGTGTTGAGAGTGGTGTTGAAATCCTGGGATTTGGTTTGGGCACGACCCAAGTTTGTGGGAGACATGATTACGATTCTGCATGCCCAGTTGTACTTCACAGAGGTGTGTCTTGAGGGGGACAACACGCCTGTGTTGGGTGGGGCCAAGGGGAAGTCCAAGACTGAGGCTGGTCCGAATCCGGATAGGGTGTTGTATCAGGTCAAGAGGGGAAGCAGGGAAcggttgaagaaggcgctgGAGAGCTTTAGGCAGGACATGAAGACTCGTGTTCAGGGGCAGGACACGATAATTCGTATTCCAGGGCAGAGTGAGAAGATTGCGGAGGCCAGAGAGAGGTTTGAAGAGTTGGAATGCTTCTTGTTTGGTTTGGGCTGGGACCTTGGGGGAAAGGGTTCTGGTGCCAACAGAGaggacagcagcagtagcgaagatgaggatgcaAAGGAGGACGAGAACTGGAATAGcgaagatgatgatcagCCGGTTATGGTTGAATTGGACGAGAAGGGAAGAGAAGTCGGGCTGGTCAGCTTTAACGACTAGCTGTGTTGGCGCTTTGCTGTGGTGTTGGAACGCGGGACAATTGAAGGCCCAGCTCTTTGGTGGTTATCTTCTCGGGGGGGTTTGGATTGGTCTTTGGGTGCATGGTGCAGAAAAATGATTCCTGAAAGCTGTTGGTAAAGTTGGGCTGGTGCTTTGAGTCCTGTCATAACCAAGCTTGCGTATTTGGCAAGCTTATTGTGGCTGACAGGTGCCCCTGAATCACTGTTTATTTGCCAAGCCAGGGGTGGGCGAACGGCCTAGTGGGGCTTCCCCGGATTCCCCAACTGTGGCTGCTTATCTCATCGCCCCGCCTCCCACCTTGAAGCTACCCGCTTTCATTCATCATtcgtcaccaacctcactcaTTCACCAACTCACCCTGCTCATAatccccaacaccaaaacacccTGCTCTCATTAGTCCAAGGAAAGCTTAACACCGAAATCATGTCCCGCAAAGGCGTCGGCCTCGCCGCCTTTGATCGCTCCCGcctcacctcggcctcgtACGCAAACCACGGCACCGCCCTCCGCACCACCAACGCCCAAGCCCTCGAAACTCAGCTCTCCGTCTTTcgctccctcctccagcagtTTGCACAGCAACACGGCAAAGAAATCCGCTCCAACCCCTCTTTCCGCGCCCAGTTTGCCCGGATGTGCACCGCCATCGGGGTGGACTTTCTGGCCGCCTCGGCCAGCCACGAAGGCAgcgggggaaagggaggggagagcTCCATCTGGGGCCAGCTGCTAGGGAGGACGGTGAACGACTTTTACTTTGAGCTCGCGGTGaaagtggtggaggtttgCTCTGacaggaggggggagaacgGGGGGTTGATtgaggtgaggaaggtgagggagcTGCTGCAGGTGAGGCAGGAGAAGCAGATGGGCGGTCCGGGgcagaaggaagggggggggttgacggaGGATGATGTACTGCGGGCGGTAGGGACGCTCAAGCCGTTGGGTTCGGCGTACTCGATTGTGAGGGTGGGGTCGAAGCCGTATATTCGGTCGGTGCCGAAGGAGCTGAATACGGATCAGAGTGCTGTGTTGGAGGCGGTGCAGGTGCTGGGGTATGTGTCGGTTtcgatgttgatggtgaaTTTGAAgtgggcgagggcgagggccaaaacggcggtggaggatttggtcggggaggggatgCTGTGGGTTGATAAGCAGGCTGGGGGTGAGTGGGATTACTGGAGTCCTGGATTTATGCTGGAGGGGCAggacggtggtgggtttgaggggtgagggagtggtgatgatggctgttgACGAGCTGAACCGATGTGGATGAGAAAATTTCCACCCTACCGGCTCGGCGTTGTCAAAATCATGCTGTCTTGTTGCCCTCAAGATAAACTGCAGGCATCATTGTCTGGAGACGCCTCTGGATTCGCCCCATCTCGCCATACACAAGACTCAGACACAGGCGCTTTCAACCCCGACCAGACCAGGCCTCATCATTTGGGTCCAAAAGCAACCTACCTCACAGGCTTTCGAGGTCTAGATTACTGCGGTTTGTATAGGTTCTGGTTGTGTCCTAGGAATGAAAAATGATTGGGACAGGATCAAACACAACAAAATCGACCAGAGGCCCTCTCAGGAGAGCCGTTGTGCATGGGGAACCTTGATGACGGTTTATATCATGGTTGGTAATTTGATGTTTTTAAAATAGATGGACAACCCAACACTGAACTCGGTATCGAATTTAAGAATAACATTTATTTGTATGATTGTTGTCTCTTGGATTGCATGTTTGACACCGCATGGCAAGTGGCATATTGCATTATCGATTGTTGTCTGTCATCTTAAAAAACAAGCAAGGGGCTCTGCCTAATCATTCATAGCAAATAGCCACCCAAAGCGAGAAATACAACGCTGTAGAAAGGGTATCCCCCATACGCTGAAAGATCCGGCCCCTATAACCCAACATGACAAGGGGTGAACAAATTGCCAtttgagaaaaagaaatgaCATAACCTTTATGCATGGAACACAGCTAGTTCAGCCCACTGGCTGTTCCACTCGCTCTACTACTTCTGCTCCTACAACGTAAGATATTCAGCTGTGAATGCCTCCCCCATTACTGCTCGTTGGACATTCCTGAACTGGGGCTCAAACCCGGGGGTACCCCCAGAGTGGGGGTTGTCAGCCCTGTAGTATCTGCAACGCCattggctgttgttgtgacAACAATGTCTGCAGTCCCGAactcaacagcctcctcggtCAAGGCCACCCCCTCGATAACCTCCAAAGGTTCAGATCCAAAGATGTCCATCCCATTGGCCTCTTCCGCATCTGTTTTGTTGTGCTCGGCGTGTTCAAAGGATGAGGACAGATCAGTCTCAGATTCGGTATCGTCATCCTTGACGGAAGTGGTGTAGCCCGGGGCCGTGATACGAGTCCATAGGCCATCCAAGTCGACGGAGAAGACTGGCTCGGCTGTTATTGGTGGCGAGGCTAGTACCGGAGGGCCAAAAGTCGAGATGGAGGCAATCAGATCCCCGGTATCCTGATCGTAAACCATGCCTGTCGATTCCGTCATGACGTGGTCATCAATGATCTCGTTGGGTGAgaccgaagaagaagaagaagtgacAGGGGCACGGGCTTTGTGGCCACGGGGCTGGTTCATGAGAATACGTCAGTGGAATCTCAGGGTACATGGGATAAAAAGAGAATGGACTTACCAGTGGAACAGGCCGACATCCCAAGTTCTTTACAGTCTCCACATCGACACATGGCCTCATTTTCACTTGGCTGAACGAATACCCAGTGGCTACAGTGGGAGGTATATCTCCGTTCAGAACACCATCCAGACTAACCCAAGACTTTTGTCTACCGATAGGGTGGCATCTGTGACAGACTTTGTGCTGACACTCATACTTGGGGTCCGGCATCCAAGGACGGTCATCATCGGGGTATTTGAACCCGTACTGATTGTTGAAGTCCTGGTCCCGAAGACGCTCGTTAGTTATCACGTCCAGGATGTGGTCGCGTTGGGCGAGAATCTCCTTCAACTCTTCTGGAGTGTAGTTCCAGAGTTGCTCCTGTGATATTTCGTCCAAGAAGCTGTACTTTTCGGTTCGTGCGTCTGCGCCGTGTTTGCCGAGTGTCATTTGCTGGGAAAAGTTGTGGCCCAGTTGATCAAAGGCAATCTTGGGGGGTTTATGTTAACAAATGATTCTGTGTGTGAGTTTGAGTGAAGAGGCACATACCTGGAAACCGAGTTCTTTTATCCCAATAATCAGAGGTTCTCGGTCCATGACACAGCGATACAGCCACCCAAATGGGTGAGACCTCTTGCAGTTATCGCACTTGAATCGCTCGTTGACCTGGTACAGTGTTGACATGACGGAATGGTGGCAGTTTGGCCTCCAGGCGCGGGAAAGTCGAACTGGAGGTCTGAGCTGGTAGGCTGTGAGGCTTGAGAGTGGGATGCTCATATCGTGCGGACGTACGGGCACGGCCTGGGGATCGTAATTTGACAGCGCGAGGTTACGAGGCAAAACTCTCTgcttcccctttccctcatcatcattatcaccATAAGGTGGActctgctgttgttgtggtgggcCTGAGAAGCCcgggggtggttttgatgggggtgtggtGCTCATGTCGAATAGCGATGAAGGAAGAGGCCTGAAGATGGCATCCAGATTACAGAAACAACGCTAGCGAGCTTGCTCGGCTTTTTTATTATTATGAATTATGACGGAGCAGTCAAGTCGCTGACGATTTCGGCGGAGACAGCCATAGATTCCGGAGCCAGGCAGACTCACCTGAAGGTCGCAGGCATGGGCTTGGAAAGCCGAGCACCCCCTTAGCCAGTAATATTCATCGCGTTTGCTTACCTTCAGGATTGGCAGGAGCACAAACTGGAAAACCATTCAAAGCTTCCATCCATCGCgccttccttctccacctcaaGCCTAGAGCCAAAGCCACCAAGACCCAGGTGAACGGGAAGGTGGGGAGATGGGCAAACGCTCTTTCCCACGACCAAAGCTTGACATCAGAACTCAGATAAAACACCTATCTTCACCAGAGAAATACAACACCTACCTGCGATGAgttccttttcttctgctTTGCTTGACATGATCCTAGTGTATTTAAATCCCGGTTGCCTCCTTGAAACAGAACTCAACATTGCCATCCGTTTTGTACAACATCGGGCAAGGCTGGGATGTACCAGCTCAAGgccacaaccacacacaaTTCATCCGTTCGGTCTGCCTACCTTGAGGGTTTTGTGAGTCTGTGGCGGggtcttctcttctctgACCTACGAGGTGTGTAGGTGGAGATGTGGAGGGGAGTGAGTGTCATTCATGCCTATTCGAGCCAGACTACACATGTGCAGAGTACCTAGATTGATGTGATGGAACAAGCCTTCTAGAAAACCACTAGATACTTGTACACGCAGGAGGAAGATGTCCAttgtggatgaggtggaggtgaagtTAAAGGTCCAAGACATGGATGGCATGCGGCTCATGAAAAACCGGGGCAGTGTTGTCGCCATTTAAGGCTGGCAGTGGAGCTACCGAGGAAGCTTTCCCACAGCTTCCGTTCATTCCATTGCTGACTTCTTCGTCGGATAGCAGTGCCAAATGGCCATGTCACAGCCAATCAGACATTTTGGACATCCCGAAACCCTGTGCGTCAAGgcgtggtgctggtggtctGGATGACTGGCCCAGACGAGCTGAGATCTGGAGGAAGCAGTGAGAGCGACAGGGATGAAAGGGCAGGGATCAGACGTTGCCGTGTGCTGTTGTGCTGTGGTTGCTGTCGCTCTCAGCAGCTGTGGGGGAAAACAAAAGCCTCGGGCCATGGGAAGAACAACCAATCAGCGGCGTCCCCTGTGGTCTGCATTCAGGTCCCCACACGCCTGTCTTGAAGGGCGGGCCCCTGTCGCGCCGCCCGTCGATGGGGGGAGAGCTCGTCTGCTCCCCCCCAGCGCCCCAATCCGATCCAAAAAACCAGCCTCCCCGTTTCCTGAGCTGGTGCAAGCCGAGATTTCGCGACGACGGCCATCTCTCCTCGATCCTCTTCACCGTACCCTTCCTGCATCACACTGGTGAGTTGTTCTTTTTGCCCACGCCAGAGCATTTGTCATTTCCAAGCCCAATTGGctttctcctccagctgcgaCGCGCCTCCGTTTTCGTTTGACTTGCAGCCGTCGTCATCGGGATTCGAGACCCGCCCTGTTGCCCCCGTACTCTCTCCACTGTTGTAAACAAAGCGTTGACCTGGGCACAAGGTAGACAGACCGCCGACACCGAACTgtgcgccgccgccgcgacaCCGAACGAGTTATACATATAGCTAGATGCCGATTTGACCGCGCCGACCATGTCGTCCATCAAGATTGAGCGGGACACCGTTCagcacaccatcaccgaTGCCGCCAAGAGCGTGAGCAAGAAGGATGTTGGCTTCGTGGgcagcaccgccgccgccatcgccgaggCTGCCCACGGCGACCTTCCCGGCACCACTGGAAAGCATCCCATCTCGGCCGTCGTCGGTACTGCCCTCACCGGCGGCAGAAAGAATGCCGGGACAAAGGGTTACCTCGCTGCCTACCTCCGCCAACTAGAGACCAACCCTCTGCGGACCAAGATGCTCACGGCCGGCACGCTCGCTGGCGCTCAGGAGTTGATCGCATCATGGCTGGCCAAGGACCGCAACAAGCATGGCAACTACTTCACATCCCGCGTGCCCAAGATGGCCACCTATGGCGCACTTGTCAGCGCTCCCCTCGGCCACTTTTTGATCTGGCTCTTGCAGAAGACCTTCAGCGGCCGTACCAGCCTGCGTGCCAAGATCTTGCAGATTCTCGTCAGCAATTTGATTGTAGGTCTCCTATGGCACGGCTATGTTGAATCAGGCCATGATGTGCTAACCACAGTTGTTTCTTCAAGATTGCCCCCATCCAAAACACCGTCTACCTCGTCGCCATGGCCTTGATCGCAGGTGCCAAGAACTTCCACCAAGTAAAGGCCACGGTCAAGGTTGGCTTCTGGAAGGTGATGAAGGTGAGCTGGATCACCTCGCCTCTCTGCCTGGCCTTTGCCCAGAAGTTCCTGCCCGAGCACACATGGttgcccttcttcaaccttgtgtccttcatcatcggcacctacatcaacaccatcaccaagaagaagcgccTGGCGGCCCTCCGCAAGAAGCACTTTGGTGAGGGCCGCGCTCCCGGCCCCAGCGGTGCCCCCTCGACTCTGGGCCGCCCTGAGGATTACCCCCCTCTcggccccaaccccccttaCTAAAATTTGGGGGTTCCATAATAAAGCTATCGAGGGAACCGTGATGTGCCTGCCAAAGAGGAAAACGTGTGACCGCTTCTCTCGTGTATCTCTGGAATATGTCTGAAtaaaagggggaagggacaCATGTCTAATGTCAGTGGGGCGGAAGGATTGGAAAGGGCAATGATGGTTGGCTGGATGGATATTTTTTAGTTACGATGATACATGTGTATGCGTGTGTGATGTGTCCGAGCGCGAGCGAGATTCTGTATTTTCGGTTGGCGAGAAGCAGGAATCCTTGCTTTCAGAAGGGAGTTATTTATTCTTCGAGTTTGTCTTGAAAGGAAAGATGGAGGGATGGTTGGATACCTGATTTGCACAATTTTGGTTggtttttattttatttatttttctCTCGATTTGTTCATGAATCATCTATTTCCCCTGGACTTTGGGACCTGAGCTCGAGGTTTTGGTCTTGGGGGGCAAGAAAGATGAAAATTAGATGGATATATGTTTACTGTCTTGGTTTAGACTACCGCGTGTATGTTCTGCTGAAACGTTTtgacgaagaaaaaaagattcTTTCAGATAGGAATcgccctcatctcctccaacgTCCAGTACTTCCTCATCGTctccgcctccagctccttgacctcgtcaTCCAGATGCTTCAtcagcacctccccccaggTGTCCATCTTTTCCTTGAGGACCGACAGCTCCAAGTCAACCTCACGGCTCTTGCACATGAGGATGTACTCGTGCAGCTGGTCCATCCCCTCGTGGATCAGCTCGTGCTGCCTCAGCAGCTTGTTGCTCTTGCCGGCCTTGAACTGGGGCATCTTCTTGGCCAGAATGGGGTAGAGGTGGGTCTCCTCGATGGAGTGGTGAGACTCGAGGTAGCGGACCAGCCGGAGGCCCTCGTCGAGGAACTGCTTGAGGGACATGTTTTGGGGGCGGCGGGAGTTGACGCAGGCTGTGTAGAGGATTGTCCACATTCCTACAAAGTGGTCGTGCTGAAGATGTAAGAAGGGAAAATGAGAGATGAGTATGTGAGGGAATAGAGTGAAACAAACAAGGGTATGGCAAAATATGAACAAGCTTACAAAGTACTTCATTTGTTCAGCTAAGCGGTTGTAGATTTTGAACTCGGTTGGTGACAGTGGCGGCAGTGACGAAGTTGTTGCAGTGGACGACGCATCGTCATTGGCAGTAAGAGTGGTTGGCTGGGGAGATGAAGTCTGAGTGGTTGATTCATCTGTATTCACAGCAGCCTTTGCTTGCTCTGTGTCTGCCATGTTGGGTAATCTGTGTGTTGGCGGGTTGTTGAACTTGGTGGTTTGATGTAATGCTCGATCTGCGCATGATGTTAGCCCAGGCACTGGATATAAGTAATAGACGCTCTACAGACTCTGAACCTGCAACAGAGATTGAAAACGAAGCGAGGCTGTGGAAAGTACCCTGCTTGTCCTGTGGCTCAACACAATGACAGTGGTTCTTATCCGGGCATCTAACGCACCAAGAAATTGTTTTCTGCACAAATGACTCAAAGGTCTCGAGAAGGAATCAGTGTCTTCAGATAAATTGGTAATTGTCCAGTTCTGAGCCACGATTCAGTCAGACTGTGGTCGCACTCTTTCGGACTTAAGACCTCCAAGATCATTGTTACCAAtagggggggtgttggtgatttGGTAAGCAATTAGCAATCCCAATCCCCTCACATTAGCCCCGGTCACCGCGCGGTATCCCCTTCTGGACTTACAATGACAAACCTCTATTACTGGAAATGCTCAGCGACTTCTCTTGATATGGGGCACATATTGTATTTTCACGCCTTGGGACAAAAGGTGTATGATATTACATTTGTAACTCCATGAAATCCAGCCGCTATCGCTAAAACCCTGATATCAGATGCCCGTGTTAACCGCCTGCTCGACCCAGATTCGCCACCATATCATACCCATAACCGTGAATATTTTCACCCCTGAAACTGCGATAACCATAATTTGGCCATGAATGCTATAACTCAatgccttcctcttctttgaGATTCACTGAAAATCGGGCTTGAGAGACCAAGTGGCTCGCATACTGgttcccttcttctccatttGGGCCACCTTCCCAAGCGCAATCTTGAACTCTTCTGCCTGACGAGTACCTGTACAATACTGATTGAAATGATCCACCAAAAGCTTAGAGACGACCTGACCACCATGGCGCTTGATAAAGGCAGGAATCATCTTTTCAAAGTCCTCGGCTCGAAGCGTCCTGTCTGGTGCTGGCTGGGCATTGGGAGTTCCTGGTCTCGAACCACTCGCACCAGCATTTCGGATGATGGCCGAACCTGGCGCAATACGTCTACGTGGTTGCACTGGTCGGCCAGCCTCTCCTACCTCACCTGTCCATGTCACGGTGCCAATAGGCACGTTGCGGGCTTGCTCGCCTGCGCGTCGAAGACTGAGAGCAGCTTGAGCGGCGATCCTGTTGGCTTCCTGCTGAATCATCTTCTTGTCCGCCC includes:
- a CDS encoding hypothetical protein (EggNog:ENOG503P4QD), translating into MSTTPPSKPPPGFSGPPQQQQSPPYGDNDDEGKGKQRVLPRNLALSNYDPQAVPVRPHDMSIPLSSLTAYQLRPPVRLSRAWRPNCHHSVMSTLYQVNERFKCDNCKRSHPFGWLYRCVMDREPLIIGIKELGFQIAFDQLGHNFSQQMTLGKHGADARTEKYSFLDEISQEQLWNYTPEELKEILAQRDHILDVITNERLRDQDFNNQYGFKYPDDDRPWMPDPKYECQHKVCHRCHPIGRQKSWVSLDGVLNGDIPPTVATGYSFSQVKMRPCVDVETVKNLGCRPVPLPRGHKARAPVTSSSSSVSPNEIIDDHVMTESTGMVYDQDTGDLIASISTFGPPVLASPPITAEPVFSVDLDGLWTRITAPGYTTSVKDDDTESETDLSSSFEHAEHNKTDAEEANGMDIFGSEPLEVIEGVALTEEAVEFGTADIVVTTTANGVADTTGLTTPTLGVPPGLSPSSGMSNEQ
- a CDS encoding hypothetical protein (COG:S; EggNog:ENOG503NWCV); the protein is MSSIKIERDTVQHTITDAAKSVSKKDVGFVGSTAAAIAEAAHGDLPGTTGKHPISAVVGTALTGGRKNAGTKGYLAAYLRQLETNPLRTKMLTAGTLAGAQELIASWLAKDRNKHGNYFTSRVPKMATYGALVSAPLGHFLIWLLQKTFSGRTSLRAKILQILVSNLIIAPIQNTVYLVAMALIAGAKNFHQVKATVKVGFWKVMKVSWITSPLCLAFAQKFLPEHTWLPFFNLVSFIIGTYINTITKKKRLAALRKKHFGEGRAPGPSGAPSTLGRPEDYPPLGPNPPY
- a CDS encoding hypothetical protein (COG:S; EggNog:ENOG503P1SS), whose amino-acid sequence is MADTEQAKAAVNTDESTTQTSSPQPTTLTANDDASSTATTSSLPPLSPTEFKIYNRLAEQMKYFHDHFVGMWTILYTACVNSRRPQNMSLKQFLDEGLRLVRYLESHHSIEETHLYPILAKKMPQFKAGKSNKLLRQHELIHEGMDQLHEYILMCKSREVDLELSVLKEKMDTWGEVLMKHLDDEVKELEAETMRKYWTLEEMRAIPI
- the dot2 gene encoding ESCRT II complex subunit Dot2 (COG:U; EggNog:ENOG503NTWB; BUSCO:EOG0926477X); the protein is MSRKGVGLAAFDRSRLTSASYANHGTALRTTNAQALETQLSVFRSLLQQFAQQHGKEIRSNPSFRAQFARMCTAIGVDFLAASASHEGSGGKGGESSIWGQLLGRTVNDFYFELAVKVVEVCSDRRGENGGLIEVRKVRELLQVRQEKQMGGPGQKEGGGLTEDDVLRAVGTLKPLGSAYSIVRVGSKPYIRSVPKELNTDQSAVLEAVQVLGYVSVSMLMVNLKWARARAKTAVEDLVGEGMLWVDKQAGGEWDYWSPGFMLEGQDGGGFEG